The window tagggtgctggccccatataccgagggtggcaggttcaaacccggccccagccagtaaaacaacagtgacaactggaaccaaaaaaaaaaagtgttgtggcgggtgcctgtagtcccagctacttgggaggctaaggcaagagaattgcttaagcccaagagttggaggttgctgtgagctgtgatgccacagcactctaccgagggcaacatagcgagactctgtctcacaaaaaaaaaaaaaaaaaaagaatgaggtaagTAGATTCATAACCATGGTGACTGAACCAAACTAAATGCCTGAAATAAAACCCATGGCTTTAGAAGCGAAACACTCACTAAAAAAGTTTATTAGCTCCATGTAATAGAGAGAAAAGCAGATGATCTGGTGGTATTCTTAGTCTCATGGGACAACTTTTCTAATACCATGACAGATAATAAAACCAAGCTCTGAGCCAGGCCTTCCTAGGTAAATATTAGCAAATGGTTATATTTTCAAGCAGTTTAGAGAACAACAGCTTTTGTAGCCAATGTTCCAATCCCACTTATTAAATTAGTgactctgaattaaaaaaaaggcttagaaaagttttctctttgcctgAAAGTATGTCTGTCTCTCCTTGACTGCTGAGCCTCTAGAAGATTTGGATGCTGTTTCCTACCAGCCACTTTTAAGATACAGTCAAGCGgatgccatcttccagtaattcaccaaaatgacaaatacaaagggaaagaggagaggcacccgatacatgttctctcagccttttagaaaacatggagttgttcctttggccacatatatgcgaatctgcaagaaaggtgatattgtagacatcaagggaatgggtactgttcaaaaaggcacgccacacaaatgttaccatggcaaaattggaagagtctacaatgttacccagcatgccgttggcattgttgtaaacaagcaagttaagggcaagatccttgccaggaggattaatgtttgtattgagcatattaagcactctaagagccaagatagctttctgaaacatgtgaaggaaaatgatcagaaaaagaaggaagccaaagagaaagttacctgggttcaactgaagcgccagcctgcgccacccagagaagcccactttgtgagaactaacagaaaggagcctgagctcctggaacccattccctatgaattcatggcataataagcatataacatagcacacaggagtaccagtggacccatgttttaggcgcaagaacctatttattccccatgagctcatggcataatacgTGTACAGCATAGtgcacaggataaccaatagtccccatgtaacagtgatacaaggtgctggaacctatttcccatgaattcaaaagtcaatcaacactttgtcacgtTCAATGGCAAaatgcctccctgagctactggaacctcttcccctatgaattcatggcatggtagatacaaataatagcataaaaatgtttcttgttcattcactacaagtgtgttattttccccccaaagaagtattaaagcaaattttaatgtgtcctaaaaaaaaaaaaagatacagtcaAGCAAGTGTAGAAGTCAGCTGCTATCAAAACAAGACCACGGCAAGATTCTGAACCAAAGGAGAGACTCAGACCAGAGTAGTTGCTCATTAAGATACAGGACTGGGCACAGGAAACAAAGCTAGAAACTAAACCTTCAAACCCAAGCCAGAGGCAGAGTCCAAATGAAGTGTGATGGTTAAGTTTCAAGACTCCTTTACCCAGCCCCTTCCAAGAAGTTATACCTAATTTCATActcataattttacttttttctttttttttcttaatatggcCTAATCATGCAAGGATTGGGCCCACCAGGACCTGGAACTTCCCTTGCCTAGTCCACTTGCTCTGAGTCCAACTAGCAGTGGGGTGGTGGTCTAGGGTTGCTGAACACTTTATTCCTCCGTGTGTAATGTTCTCTTATGTTTCTTGACTtcttttgaataaagtttttgtttgtttgtttttgagacagagtctcactctgtggccctgggtagagtcctatggtgtcatagctcatagcaacttc is drawn from Nycticebus coucang isolate mNycCou1 chromosome 6, mNycCou1.pri, whole genome shotgun sequence and contains these coding sequences:
- the LOC128588893 gene encoding 60S ribosomal protein L21-like, which translates into the protein MTNTKGKRRGTRYMFSQPFRKHGVVPLATYMRICKKGDIVDIKGMGTVQKGTPHKCYHGKIGRVYNVTQHAVGIVVNKQVKGKILARRINVCIEHIKHSKSQDSFLKHVKENDQKKKEAKEKVTWVQLKRQPAPPREAHFVRTNRKEPELLEPIPYEFMA